GGAAACAAAAATCCCGGACCCAACAATGCTTCCTAGAATGATTCGTAAAGCAAAGGAGTAGATGGAGGAGAAAAATATGTCCTGTGAACCATGGCAATGTGCAGAAATTGCGTCAACTAAAAAAGCAAATCCAATCCAAAAACCCGAGATAGCAGTAGCAATGATCAAGAAAGCTACTCGTCCCCTTCTTATTGTCGGTAGCAGAGCAGTTACACAAACATTAGAGGGAAAACCAGTAATAGACTATATCATCGACCTTGCAAATGCATCCAAAGTTCCAGTAGTAGCAACAGCTCACATAGTTGGTGACTTCGTAAAAAGAGGTTACCAACCAGCCGCTTTCATGACTGCAATGGATATCAGCAACAGAATTGTCGACCGAACTTGGCAGGGACTTGACGGCAAAGGACACCCGGACCTTATCATGTATATTGGTTTACCCTACTACATGGAAGCGTTAATTCTTTCAGGGCTAAAGCATTTTGCACCAGACCTAAAAACTATGACCTTGGATAACAAGTTCCATGTTCATGCAAGCTGGTCTTTCCCAAATGCGAGTGCGGAAGAGTGGGCAAGCAATCTCACGACTATGACCTCAAAGTTTCTTTAAAGCCCTTAAGGGCTGAATGGTCTCTGGTGATCTAAATAGTCAAACTAGTAACTCTGTAAGGTAAAGCAGTCCGCTCCTCAAAAATTACGCCAGAACCCAGCAAACCTTAAGTAAAAACCGTAAAAAAGGACAATGCGAAATACTATGAAAAAAGCACTAATAATTTACTGGTCCAAAACAGGTAACACAGAGAAAGT
This genomic interval from Syntrophorhabdaceae bacterium contains the following:
- the cdhB gene encoding CO dehydrogenase/acetyl-CoA synthase complex subunit epsilon, which encodes MEEKNMSCEPWQCAEIASTKKANPIQKPEIAVAMIKKATRPLLIVGSRAVTQTLEGKPVIDYIIDLANASKVPVVATAHIVGDFVKRGYQPAAFMTAMDISNRIVDRTWQGLDGKGHPDLIMYIGLPYYMEALILSGLKHFAPDLKTMTLDNKFHVHASWSFPNASAEEWASNLTTMTSKFL